CCGCTATGCGCTTCTTGAAATCGCATGAGTAACACCTCCTGCCCGAACATCGTCTTTCTCATAAAACGCCTCCATGGACGTTTTATATAACCGGACAGGTAATGTGCTCCTACACCGGACGGTTAATGTGCTCGCAACAATTTTTCCGTCTTTCGTTGACATTAAAATAAATTTTGCTACCATTACAGCCATACTCAGTAGTGAGTTTGGGGAGTTGGAGAAACCATTTCGTAATTTTGTTTGCCGCGGGTGTTGTTTCTTTTATGACGACTACTATTGACGACGTCCTTAACCGGGCGCTTAAAGAACACTTATCAAAGATGCGCTCCGTACCCAACGGGCATCTGCACGACATGATCATGGGCGCGGTTGAAAAATCGTTGCTCAAGATGGTTATCAGCGAAACCGAAGGCAATCAGTCGGATGCCTCGCGCATTCTCGGCATCAACCGGAACACCCTGCGTAAAAAGATCAAGGAATACCGGCTGGAGGTATGACGGGCATGGAAATGACGCTCTCCATTCCCCTGTCCACGCGTGAAGACCTCGTGCGCTGCACGGTGTTGATACTTTTTTTCCTGTTGGTATAACCCGCCGCTTCCACTGGAGGACAAATGGTTCTGCTCGAATTCAGCATGACCCCGCTCGACAAAGGCGAAAGCGTAAGCGAATACGTCGCCCGCTCGCTCGACATCATAGACAAAAGCGGCCTCCCCTACCGGCTCAATCCGATGGGGACGGTCGTCGAAGGGGAATTCGACCAGGTGATGGGAGTGGTGAGGCAGTGCTTCGAGCGGATGTCGCTGGATTGCAACCGCATCTCCACCACCATCAAAATCGATTACCGCAAAGGGAAATCAGGCCGCCTTGATTCCAAAATAGAGAGCGTGAAAAAGCGTCTCGGCCGCGACATCAAAAGTTGAACGCGCCGCTCACCGCGGCAACGGTCTTAGAACGGCCGCTTGAGGGCGATCAGGTTCAGGAATTCCGAGCGGGTGCGGTTATCCGACCGGAAGGTGCCAAGCATCGCCGAGGTGACGGCGTAGTTGTTTTCCTTCTGCACCCCCCGCATGCACATGCAGAGGTGCCGGGCTTCCATCACCACGCCCACCCCCTGCGGCTTTACATGATTGCGGATGGTCTCGGCGATTTGCGTGGTGAGCCGTTCCTGTACCTGCAAACGGCGGGAAAAGGCTTCCACCAGCCGGGGAAGTTTTGAGAGGCCGATAATTTTGCCGTTCGGAATGTAGGCGATATGCGCCTTGCCAAAGAACGGGAGCAGGTGATGTTCGCACATGCTGTAGAACTCGATGTCCTTGACCAGCACCATTTCGTTGTATGTCTCGTCGAAGAGCGCTTCATTGATAAGCGCGCCGATATCGACGCTGTAGCCGGAGGTGAGGTACTTGAATGATTTTTCCACCCGCTTGGGAGTGTCGCGCAATCCCTGGCGGTCGGGGTCTTCCCCGATGGCGCGCAGGATTTCTCTAACGGCGTTTTCCATGACGGTATTCCTCAGTGGTAAATTGCTCGCGGGGGGACGCCGGGCCGGAGAATCAGGTGTTTACCGCGGCCTTGAAATACTTGCCGGCTTTAAAGCGCACAACCTTGCGGGCGGTAATGCTCGCCTCTTCCCCGGTTTTGGGATTGCGGCCGATCCGTTCCCGTTTTTGGCGTACCTGAAAGGAACCGAACCGCCGCAGGATGACACTGTCGCCGCTCCCGAGGGTTTCCTTAACAAGCGAAATGATTGTCTCGACGGCGAGCTCGGCTTCCGGCTTTTGGAGTCCCGCCTGTTCCGAGATTTTGTTGACGATATCGATCTTTGTCATGCCATCTCCTTAATATAGAAACGATTACCGAAATATATAGCACACTTCACGGCGGCGTACAAATTCAATTCCGCCGCCGTCCGTGGCAGAGCGCACGGGCCGTAACGCGCGCCGCGGCATCCGCTTCCATCACCGTGCCCAAGCTTGGCGTACGCATGTCCGGCGTTCTGTCCATTGTTTTTTCGATGATGCGTGGAATGTCGACATAGCGGATTTTTCCATCCAAAAATTCCTCCACCGCCACTTCGTTCGCGGCGTTCAGCGCGGCGGGAATCACGCCTCCCCGGCGGACCGCATCGTAGGCAAGCCGCAGGCAAGAAAACCGCTTGGTGTCGGGCGGGAAAAATTCGAGCGGCCCCGCTTCGGCAAGGGACAATGACGCCAGTTTGGGGGCGGGCCAGCGATCCGGATAGGAAAGCGCGTAAGCTATTGGCACACGCATGTCGGGGAGGCCGAACTGCGCCATGACGGAGGTATCCATAAATTCGACCATCGAGTGAACGATGCTCTGCGGATGAATAACCACCTCTATCCGTTCCGCCGGAATATCGTACAACCAGCGGGCTTCGATTACCTCGAGGCCCTTGTTCATCATGGTGGAACTGTCGATGGTGATTTTACGCCCCATTTTCCAACGCGGGTGCTTCAGCGCCTGGGCCACGGTCACTTTTTTCAGTTCCGCCGCGGTCTTGCGCAGAAACGGCCCGCCGGACGCGGTGAGTATCAGTTTTTTTACCCGCTCGCGCGGCTCGCCGTTGAGGCACTGCCAGATGGCCGAGTGTTCGCTGTCGATGGGAAGTATTTGGGCGCCATGTTTGCGTGCGGCGGTCATCATGATCTTGCCCGCCATCACCAGCGGTTCCTTGTTGGCAAGCGCCACCCGTATCCCCTGCTTTATGGCGGCCAAGGCGGGAATAAGCCCCGCCGCGCCGACGATGGCCGATACCACCACATCCGGCTTGAGCGCTCCCACCAGTTCCGCGGCGCTGTGCGGGCCGGCAAATAACCGGGTGGCGGGAGGCACCGCCGCTTTCAGCTCCTTCCACGCCACTTCATGGGCGATGGCCGCTTTTTTCGGCTTGAATTCCCTGATCTGGGCGGCAAGCTCCCGCACATTGCTCTGCGCGGAAAGCCCCGCCACCTCAAACCTTCCCGGGTTGGCGCGCACCACGTCGAGACAACTCTTGCCAATGGAGCCGGTGGAGCCGAGGATGAGTATCCTTCGTTTCACGATATGTAACCGGCCAGCGCCAAAAATATGTAGTAGGCTGGCGCGGTAAGCATCAAGGCGTCGGCGCGATCCAGCAGGCCGCCGTGTCCCGGCAGGATGCTTCCGGAGTCCTTAACGCCAAAATGCCGCTTAATTTGCGATTCGGCCAAATCCCCAACCGGACCGATAATGCCGCCGATGAGTCCCGCCCCCGCAATGAGGACGACGTTCGCCTGCGAAAAAAAGATGAGCGCAAACAGGCCGGCAAAGATAACCGCGGAAACAATTCCCCCAACAACCCCCTCCACGGTTTTGCCGGGAGAGATGGCGGGGGCCAACTTGGTCTTGCCCATGGACCGCCCCACAT
This sequence is a window from Nitrospinota bacterium. Protein-coding genes within it:
- a CDS encoding Fis family transcriptional regulator, with the translated sequence MTTTIDDVLNRALKEHLSKMRSVPNGHLHDMIMGAVEKSLLKMVISETEGNQSDASRILGINRNTLRKKIKEYRLEV
- a CDS encoding MTH1187 family thiamine-binding protein, with protein sequence MVLLEFSMTPLDKGESVSEYVARSLDIIDKSGLPYRLNPMGTVVEGEFDQVMGVVRQCFERMSLDCNRISTTIKIDYRKGKSGRLDSKIESVKKRLGRDIKS
- the folE gene encoding GTP cyclohydrolase I FolE; this translates as MENAVREILRAIGEDPDRQGLRDTPKRVEKSFKYLTSGYSVDIGALINEALFDETYNEMVLVKDIEFYSMCEHHLLPFFGKAHIAYIPNGKIIGLSKLPRLVEAFSRRLQVQERLTTQIAETIRNHVKPQGVGVVMEARHLCMCMRGVQKENNYAVTSAMLGTFRSDNRTRSEFLNLIALKRPF
- a CDS encoding integration host factor subunit alpha, coding for MTKIDIVNKISEQAGLQKPEAELAVETIISLVKETLGSGDSVILRRFGSFQVRQKRERIGRNPKTGEEASITARKVVRFKAGKYFKAAVNT
- a CDS encoding 1-deoxy-D-xylulose-5-phosphate reductoisomerase, with protein sequence MKRRILILGSTGSIGKSCLDVVRANPGRFEVAGLSAQSNVRELAAQIREFKPKKAAIAHEVAWKELKAAVPPATRLFAGPHSAAELVGALKPDVVVSAIVGAAGLIPALAAIKQGIRVALANKEPLVMAGKIMMTAARKHGAQILPIDSEHSAIWQCLNGEPRERVKKLILTASGGPFLRKTAAELKKVTVAQALKHPRWKMGRKITIDSSTMMNKGLEVIEARWLYDIPAERIEVVIHPQSIVHSMVEFMDTSVMAQFGLPDMRVPIAYALSYPDRWPAPKLASLSLAEAGPLEFFPPDTKRFSCLRLAYDAVRRGGVIPAALNAANEVAVEEFLDGKIRYVDIPRIIEKTMDRTPDMRTPSLGTVMEADAAARVTARALCHGRRRN